The nucleotide window TATGATTCAATTCTTTGGCAACGTTTTATTATTAGCGCCATTAGCCATTTATATGAACATAAACAGAAGTATATCCGCATTAAAAAATTTAATTTTAGCTCTATGTCTTTCATTCTTCATTGAATTATCGCAAGGCTTACTAAACTTGATTTTTCAATACCCAAACAATGTTTCGGATATAGATGATCTAATTTTAAACGTAATCGGATATATGTGTGCTTTACTTTTAGTTCCTTGGTTCAAAACGATATTCAAACCAAAGAACAAATTTCATTGATTGTGAAATTTGTTCTTTTTAAATCCCACTATAAACCCATTCCCTAAAATTGACATTGAGAATCATTATCAATATAATGGAAGGAACTAGCCTATTATACATACAATACAATTATCCAAGGGGGATTTAAGAATGATTATTGTAACTAATACGATTAAGGTAGAAAAAGGCGCAGCAGAGCACGTTATCCGTCAGTTCACAGGCGCAAATGGCGACGGACACCCAACAAAAGATATTGCAGAAGTAGAAGGTTTCCTAGGCTTCGAACTATGGCATAGCAAACCAGAAGACAAAGACTATGAAGAAGTAGTCGTAACAAGCAAATGGGAAAGCGAAGAAGCCCAACGCAATTGGGTGAAAAGCGATTCCTTCAAAAAAGCGCATGGTAGAACTAAAGACACTAGAGAACAAAGAGAAGATCGTAAAGGTATCGTAGGGAATGCGATTGCTCGTTTTGAAGTGGTTCATGTGCAAAATCCTGTGAGTGTTGAAAAATAAAAAAAGTGAGTGAACAAGTCGTTTAGAAGTAGATGGCTTGTTTTTTGCTTTCAGAAGAGTGTCGTAACTTTTTGCTTTAAAATAAATACAGTGGTTTCCATCCCAAAAGCCCCTTTACTAGCAACCCACAATCCAATCATGCTATAATCCTCTAAATGATAACGTTTATCATTTAAGGGGGAATTAAACATGATCGAAAAAACAATTATGGAACGTCGCAGCATTAAAAAAGCGAATGACGCGCCAATTTCAAGAGAAACAGTGAACACTATTTTAGAGCAAGCAGCCTTTGCGCCTTTTCATAGCAAAGTAGAGCCGTGGAATGTTTATGTACTGCACACTCTTGCTGAAAAAGAACGTTACATCGAGAAAATTATCGCTTTCAATGAGCGCGAACAAGGGGTTAGTTTTTCCGAAGCAGAGATTGCGGATTTAAAAGCGGGCTATGCGAAGAAAATTATTACGCCGCCGTACTTGCTCATTGTGACGACGAATATTATCGGTCACGGGAAAAAGGATTTCGAATCAATCGGAGCAACTAGTGCGTTTATCCAAAATATCCAATTGCTTGGCTGGGAAGCGGGGATTGGGATGATTTGGCGGACGAATCGGTTTATTTTTGATGCGAAGTTTGCGGATGATTTAGGTATTCCTGCTGAGCAAAAAATTGTCGGGACTTTGCATTTAAGTAGTTTAGCTGATGTTCCTGAGGCAAAAACGCGTCGTCCTTTGAATGATTGGGTGAAGGATTTGGCGGATTTGTAAGATTGATGTTTCGGGTGATTAGCGTTACAATGAAACAAGTGTAAGAAATAAGGAGGCGAGCAAGATGGCAGTTCCAGCTAGACGTACGTCCAAAGCGAAGAAAAACAAGCGCCGTACGCATAAAGGCTTAACAGCACCAGGTTTGAGTCGCGATAGTGAAACAGGCGAATACCGTATGTCACACCGCATCTCACCAGACGGCACTTATAAAGGTCGCACAATTATCGAAAAATAAGAGGATTTGTTCCAGCGATTGGAACAAATTCTTTTTTTTATGATACTATAATGGAAAGAGCTAAATACACAAAAAGGAGTCTGATTTTAACATGACAGAAGAATTTGTGAACAAAGAAGATGCACTAAAAAATTATAATGCCAAAGAATTTCGTACACCTGATGGCTACACGAGTGATATGATTTTGACTACAGTAAAAGAGTTGAACGGGAAACCAACATTACATATTTTATTAATTAAACGAAGCAGTACAAATGCGGAAGGTAGACCGAATATCGAAGGCGGAAAATGGGCGGTTCCGGGCGGATTTGTGGATGAAAATGAATCTGCGGACCAAGCGGCTGAGCGTGAACTAGAAGAGGAAACAAGTTTGACAAA belongs to Listeria swaminathanii and includes:
- the isdG gene encoding heme oxygenase IsdG, with the translated sequence MIIVTNTIKVEKGAAEHVIRQFTGANGDGHPTKDIAEVEGFLGFELWHSKPEDKDYEEVVVTSKWESEEAQRNWVKSDSFKKAHGRTKDTREQREDRKGIVGNAIARFEVVHVQNPVSVEK
- a CDS encoding nitroreductase family protein, which translates into the protein MIEKTIMERRSIKKANDAPISRETVNTILEQAAFAPFHSKVEPWNVYVLHTLAEKERYIEKIIAFNEREQGVSFSEAEIADLKAGYAKKIITPPYLLIVTTNIIGHGKKDFESIGATSAFIQNIQLLGWEAGIGMIWRTNRFIFDAKFADDLGIPAEQKIVGTLHLSSLADVPEAKTRRPLNDWVKDLADL
- the rpmF gene encoding 50S ribosomal protein L32 is translated as MAVPARRTSKAKKNKRRTHKGLTAPGLSRDSETGEYRMSHRISPDGTYKGRTIIEK